The following are encoded together in the Cicer arietinum cultivar CDC Frontier isolate Library 1 chromosome 2, Cicar.CDCFrontier_v2.0, whole genome shotgun sequence genome:
- the LOC140919417 gene encoding uncharacterized protein produces MKAEYSMLSLLIPGPQSPGNNIDVYLQPLIEELKVLWDLGVETCDASVKQTFQMRASLLWTISDFPGYAMLSGWSTKGKLACPGCNYNTNSTYLKHSRKMCYMGHRAFLPMDHKYRSNARDFNGRTENRPPPELLKGEDIFDLLEGFNNAFGKTKDYEKARLDLQDMGIRKKLHPKELDQGKKIVFAKACFSMTTKEKTTFCYVLKKAKIPDGCASNISKCVQLAERKVSGYKSHDAHFMLHYLLQVAVRSAMSNQVAHPLIRLCSFFRCLCQKVIEVADLDILQTEIVETLCRLETIFPPSFFDIMVHLPIHLVNEVRLGGPVQFRWMYFTERYLGKLKSYVRNKSRPEVQSIAYYGSITEIVEVDYYGMLKFVLFRCDWFEVEEDKFGLTCVYFNKRCYMDDPFVLASQVHQCFYIQDPSNPNRHYVMKSIPREFFNLNEQSTSNGQQPYQCDPSDHPINLAVSDETREVEFDRNDIPPTIIVNSLRGSDEKESDDDSSFDETHLD; encoded by the exons ATGAAGGCTGAGTATTCTATGTTGTCTTTATTAATACCTGGACCACAATCGCCAGGGAATAATATTGATGTGTACCTTCAACCCTTGATTGAAGAGCTAAAGGTGTTATGGGATTTGGGAGTAGAAACATGTGATGCATCAGTAAAGCAAACATTCCAAATGCGAGCAAGTCTCTTGTGGACTATTAGTGACTTTCCTGGGTATGCTATGTTAAGTGGGTGGAGTACAAAAGGGAAACTTGCATGTCCTGGTTGTAATTATAACACTAATTCGACATATTTGAAGCATAGTCGAAAGATGTGTTATATGGGTCATCGTGCTTTTTTGCCTATGGATCATAAATATAGATCAAATGCAAGGGATTTCAATGGAAGAACAGAAAATAGGCCACCACCAGAGTTGTTAAAAGGGGAAGATATCTTTGATTTGTTAGAAGGCTTTAACAATGCATTTG GAAAGACAAAAGATTATGAAAAAGCTCGTTTAGATTTACAAGACATGGGCATTAGAAAGAAACTTCACCCTaaagagttagatcaaggtaaAAAGATAGTGTTTGCAAAAGCATGTTTTTCCATGACTACAAAGGaaaagactactttttgttatGTACTAAAAAAAGCAAAAATACCTGATGGATGTGCTTCAAACATTTCAAAATGTGTTCAACTTGCTGAAAGAAAAGTTAGTGGATATAAGAGTCATGATGCACATTTCATGTTGCATTACTTGCTTCAAGTAGCTGTTAGAAGTGCAATGTCTAACCAGGTTGCTCACCCTTTAATTCGTCTTTGTTCCTTTTTTCGATGTTTATGTCAGAAGGTGATTGAGGTGGCTGATTTGGACATTTTGCAAACTGAGATTGTAGAAACACTTTGCCGATTAGAGACAATTTTCCCCCCGAGTTtctttgatataatggttcattTGCCAATACATTTGGTGAATGAGGTAAGATTGGGAGGGCCTGTTCAATTTCGATGGATGTACTTTACAGAAAGATATTTAGGAAAGTTGAAGAGTTATGTTCGTAATAAAAGTCGTCCTGAGG TACAATCAATAGCTTACTATGGATCAATTACTGAAATAGTTGAGGTTGATTATTATGGTATGTTGAAGTTTGTGTTATTTAGATGTGATTGGTTTGAAGTTGAAGAAGACAAGTTTGGCTTGACCTGTGTTTACTTTAACAAGAGATGCTACATGGACGATCCTTTTGTATTGGCATCTCAAGTCCACCAATGCTTCTACATTCAAGATCCTTCTAATCCAAATAGACATTATGTTATGAAGTCTATTCCTAGGGAATTTTTTAACTTGAACGAACAATCAACTTCAAATGGCCAACAACCATATCAATGTGATCCTTCTGACCATCCAATTAATCTAGCTGTAAGCGATGAGACTCGTGAAGTTGAATTTGATAGGAATGATATTCCACCAACGATTATTGTTAATTCTTTACGTGGGTCGGATGAAAAAGAATCTGATGACGATTCTAGTTTTGATGAGACTCATTTGGACTAG